The Myxocyprinus asiaticus isolate MX2 ecotype Aquarium Trade chromosome 31, UBuf_Myxa_2, whole genome shotgun sequence genome has a segment encoding these proteins:
- the LOC127422264 gene encoding mediator of RNA polymerase II transcription subunit 17-like: protein MMSGGPAVLVSIESSCERQVQEVSLDGLETYVPPLSMSQNLAKLAQRIDFGQSSDSDDERPEGESREEWRKLEPEEDEGTVKFQPSLWPWDSVRNNLRSALTEMCVLHDVLNVVKEKKYMALDPVSQDTTMAKTPQVFQLISKKKSLATAAQLLLKGAEKLTKSVTENQEHRRQRDFNSELLRLRSQWKLRKVGDKILGDLSYRSAGSLFPHHGTFEVIKNTDIDLDKKIPDDYCPLNVQIPSDLEGSAYIKVSIQKQSPDIGDLGTVNLFRRQPKAKPGSQMWHLKLEAAQNVLLCKEIFAQLSREAVQIKSQIPHIVVKNQIISHPFPGLQLSISLCHSTGEKKHQRTSPDKSKPDDHLYVLEHNLHQLIREFHKHTLSSVVMPHPASAPFGHKHLRLAGPMAYDKAEITSLQQSEGLLEKIIKQAKHIFLRSRTARTIDSLASRIEDPQIQAHWSNINHVYESSVKVLITSQGYEQICKSIQLQLNVGVEQIRVVHRDGRVITLSHQEQELQDFLLSQMSQHQVHAVQQLAKVMGWHVLSFSNHVGLGPIESIGNASAITVASPNGEYAISVRNGPESGCKVLVQFSQSQAKDLSKSDVVQDAKWTHLRGPYKEVHWGRMEGKNFVYKMELLMAALTPCP from the exons ATGATGTCGGGGGGTCCAGCGGTTCTTGTGAGTATTGAGTCGTCCTGTGAGCGTCAGGTACAGGAAGTGTCTCTGGATGGTTTGGAGACGTATGTCCCGCCGCTGTCTATGTCTCAGAATCTGGCTAAACTCGCTCAGAGGATCGACTTCGGCCAGAGTTCAGATTCAGATGATGAACGGCCTGAAGGAGAGAGCAGGGAAGAGTGGCGCAAACTGGAACCAGAGGAGGACGAGG GTACAGTGAAGTTTCAGCCATCGCTGTGGCCATGGGACTCTGTGCGTAACAACCTGCGTAGTGCTCTAACAGAGATGTGTGTGCTGCATGATGTCCTCAACGTGGTCAAAGAGAAGAAGTACATGGCCCTCGACCCAGTGTCCCAGGATACAACTATGGcaaag actcCGCAGGTTTTCCAGTTGATCAGTAAGAAAAAGTCTTTGGCCACTGCAGCCCAGCTGCTTCTTAAAGGTGCAGAGAAACTGACCAAGTCAGTAACAGAGAACCAGGAGCACCGCAGACAGAGAGACTTTAACTCAGAGCTGCTGCGTTTGCGCTCACAGTGGAAGCTACGGAAAGTCGGAGACAAAATCCTGGGAGATCTCAGTTACCGCAGCGCTG GGTCACTGTTCCCCCATCATGGCACATTTGAGGTCATAAAGAACACAGATATTGACCTGGATAAGAAAATTCCAGATGATTATTGTCCTCTCAATGTGCAGATCCCCAGTGATCTGGAAGGTTCTGCTTATATCAAg GTGTCCATTCAGAAACAGTCTCCTGATATAGGAGATCTCGGCACAGtgaatctcttcagaagacaaCCCAAAGCCAAACCAG GTTCTCAGATGTGGCATTTAAAGCTAGAAGCCGCTCAAAACGTGCTGCTCTGTAAGGAGATTTTTGCTCAGCTGTCACGAGAAGCTGTTCAGATCAAATCACAGATTCCTCACATTGTCGTCAAGAATCAGATCATCTCACATCCATTTCCtg GTCTACagctctccatctctctctgtcactccactggagaaaaaaaacaccAAAGAACATCACCAGACAAGAGCAAACCAGACGACCACCTGTATGTGTTAGAACACAACTTGCACCAGCTCATACGAGAG TTCCACAAACATACGTTGAGTTCAGTGGTGATGCCTCATCCAGCCAGCGCTCCATTCGGACACAAGCACTTGCGCTTAGCAGGACCGATGGCGTATGATAAAGCTGAGATCACCTCATTGCAGCAGAGTGAAGGACTGCTGGAGAAGATCATCAAACAAGCCAAACACATTTTTCTCAGAAGCAG GACTGCACGGACCATTGACAGTTTGGCAAGTCGTATTGAGGACCCTCAGATTCAGGCTCACTGGTCCAACATTAACCATGTGTACGAGTCCAGCGTCAAAGTGCTCATCACTTCGCAAGGATACGAGCAGATCTGCAA ATCAATCCAGCTGCAGTTAAATGTTGGCGTGGAGCAGATCAGAGTAGTGCACAGAGACGGACGCGTCATCACGCTATCACACCAAGAACAGGAGCTGCAGGACTTCCTGCTGTCACAG atgTCACAGCATCAGGTGCATGCCGTGCAGCAGTTGGCTAAAGTCATGGGTTGGCATGTGTTGAGTTTTAGTAATCACGTGGGTCTCGGTCCCATCGAGAGCATCGGAAACGCCTCGGCCATCACTGTCGCATCACCAAATGGCGAATACGCCATCTCag TGCGTAACGGTCCAGAGAGCGGCTGTAAGGTTCTGGTCCAGTTTTCTCAAAGTCAGGCTAAAGATCTGTCAAAGAGTGATGTGGTGCAGGATGCTAAATGGACTCATTTGAGGGGCCCTTATAAAGAAGTGCACTGGGGCCGAATGGAGGGAAAAAACTTTGTTTATAAAATGGAGCTGCTCATGGCTGCACTGACACCGTGTCCCTAG